One window of Corynebacterium accolens genomic DNA carries:
- a CDS encoding DNA-directed RNA polymerase subunit alpha — MLISQRPQLTEEFIDSSRSKFVIEPLEPGFGYTLGNSLRRTLLSSIPGAAVTSIKIDGVLHEFTTINGVKEDVSEIILNIKSMVLSSDSDEPVVMYLSKEGPGDVTAGDIQPPAGVEIHNPDLHIASLNDTAKLDIELVVERGRGYVPAAATSGEIGRIPIDQIYSPVLKVSYKVEATRVEQRTDFDKLTIDVETKNSISARDALASAGGTLVELFGLARELNNAAEGIEIGPSPQETEYIAAYGMPIEDLNFSVRSYNCLKRQEIHTVGELAECTESDLLDIRNFGQKSINEVKIKLANLGLALKDTPEDFDPTQLEGYDAETGDFKDPAADDSE; from the coding sequence ATGCTCATTTCCCAGCGTCCTCAGCTCACCGAGGAATTCATCGACTCGTCTCGTTCCAAGTTCGTCATCGAACCGCTCGAGCCGGGCTTTGGCTACACCCTCGGTAACTCGCTGCGTCGCACCCTGCTGTCGTCCATCCCGGGCGCAGCGGTAACCTCCATCAAGATTGATGGTGTGCTCCACGAGTTCACCACCATCAACGGTGTGAAGGAAGACGTTTCTGAGATCATCTTGAACATCAAGAGCATGGTCCTGTCCTCCGACTCCGATGAGCCGGTGGTTATGTACCTGAGCAAGGAAGGCCCTGGTGATGTCACCGCAGGCGATATCCAGCCGCCGGCTGGCGTGGAGATCCACAATCCGGATCTGCACATCGCTTCGCTGAATGACACCGCTAAGCTGGACATTGAGCTCGTCGTCGAGCGCGGCCGTGGCTACGTCCCGGCTGCCGCAACCTCTGGGGAAATCGGCCGTATTCCAATCGACCAGATCTACTCCCCAGTGCTGAAGGTCTCCTACAAGGTCGAAGCTACCCGTGTTGAGCAGCGCACCGACTTTGACAAGCTGACCATCGACGTCGAAACCAAGAACTCGATTTCCGCACGCGACGCCCTGGCTTCTGCCGGTGGCACCTTGGTCGAACTGTTCGGCCTGGCACGCGAGCTGAACAACGCAGCCGAAGGTATCGAGATTGGTCCCTCCCCGCAGGAGACCGAGTACATCGCCGCCTACGGCATGCCTATCGAGGACTTGAACTTCTCCGTTCGCTCCTATAACTGCCTGAAGCGTCAGGAAATCCACACCGTCGGCGAGCTTGCAGAATGCACCGAGTCCGACCTGCTGGATATCCGTAACTTCGGTCAGAAGTCGATTAATGAGGTAAAGATCAAGCTGGCTAACTTGGGCCTTGCTCTGAAGGACACCCCTGAGGACTTCGACCCCACCCAGCTCGAGGGCTACGACGCAGAAACCGGTGACTTCAAGGACCCGGCTGCGGACGATTCCGAGTAA
- the rpsM gene encoding 30S ribosomal protein S13 — translation MARLAGVDLPRNKRMEVALTYIYGIGPTRAKELLEKTGISPDLRTDNLEDEQVSALRDAIEGSWKVEGDLRRQVQADIRRKIEIGSYKGLRHRRGLPVRGQRTKTNARTRKGPKKTIAGKKK, via the coding sequence ATGGCACGTCTAGCTGGTGTTGACCTCCCACGCAATAAGCGTATGGAGGTCGCTCTCACCTACATCTACGGCATCGGTCCAACCCGTGCCAAGGAATTGCTAGAAAAGACTGGCATTTCTCCTGACCTGCGCACCGACAACCTGGAAGATGAACAGGTTTCGGCACTGCGTGACGCAATTGAAGGCTCCTGGAAGGTAGAGGGTGACCTCCGCCGCCAGGTTCAGGCTGATATTCGTCGCAAGATTGAAATCGGAAGCTACAAGGGTCTGCGCCACCGTCGCGGTCTGCCGGTACGCGGTCAGCGTACGAAGACCAACGCGCGTACTCGTAAGGGCCCGAAGAAGACGATCGCAGGAAAGAAGAAGTAG
- a CDS encoding L,D-transpeptidase, with protein MSKFSLRKLSATVAAPAVAGVMALSTIAGAPAASAQQLPSLDQLTAQAQQQLDNFHGQTRDQAWQTRNDILDQAEKYTPELVPNVQSAVDSALEFLFPGLVAQKNEEARQAREAAERAHAQQIAEEKAKAEEAARRAEEQRRANQFDRGSCPADAKICVDLDGRRTWLQEGGDVSYISPSMSAGMVGEETPRGTFHVNRKVKDEISREFNNAPMPFSIYFTNNGHAFHLDNTNVDSNGCVHLPYDAAVRYWNDVQIGDKVYIY; from the coding sequence ATGTCTAAATTCAGCCTCCGCAAGTTAAGTGCCACCGTTGCTGCACCAGCAGTGGCTGGCGTCATGGCATTGAGCACGATTGCCGGCGCCCCTGCAGCCTCTGCTCAGCAACTCCCTTCCCTCGATCAGCTCACTGCCCAGGCCCAGCAGCAGCTTGATAACTTCCACGGCCAGACCCGCGACCAGGCATGGCAGACCCGCAATGACATCCTGGACCAGGCTGAGAAGTACACCCCGGAACTGGTGCCTAACGTGCAGTCCGCAGTCGATAGCGCCCTGGAATTCCTCTTTCCGGGCCTAGTGGCTCAGAAGAACGAGGAAGCACGCCAGGCTCGCGAGGCTGCTGAGCGCGCACACGCACAGCAGATTGCGGAAGAAAAGGCGAAGGCTGAAGAGGCGGCGCGCCGTGCGGAGGAGCAGCGCCGCGCTAACCAATTCGACCGCGGCTCCTGCCCGGCAGATGCCAAGATTTGTGTCGACCTTGACGGCCGCCGCACCTGGCTGCAGGAAGGTGGCGACGTATCCTACATTTCCCCATCCATGTCCGCCGGCATGGTGGGCGAGGAAACCCCGCGCGGTACCTTCCACGTCAACCGCAAGGTGAAGGACGAAATCTCCCGCGAGTTCAATAACGCGCCGATGCCGTTCTCCATCTACTTCACCAATAACGGCCACGCTTTCCACTTGGACAACACCAACGTTGATTCCAACGGTTGCGTCCACCTGCCTTACGATGCAGCGGTTCGCTACTGGAACGATGTCCAGATTGGTGACAAGGTCTACATCTACTAA
- the infA gene encoding translation initiation factor IF-1 → MAKEGAIEVEGRIVEPLPNAMFRVELDNGHKVLAHISGKMRQHYIRILPEDRVVVELSPYDLTRGRIVYRYK, encoded by the coding sequence ATGGCTAAGGAAGGCGCAATTGAGGTAGAGGGTCGCATCGTCGAGCCTTTGCCAAACGCAATGTTCCGTGTCGAGCTCGACAATGGGCACAAGGTTCTTGCACACATTTCCGGTAAGATGCGTCAGCACTACATCCGCATCCTCCCGGAGGATCGCGTCGTCGTAGAGCTGTCTCCTTATGACCTGACCCGCGGACGCATCGTCTACCGCTACAAGTAA
- the rpsK gene encoding 30S ribosomal protein S11 — MPPKTRSGARRSGRRVVKKNVALGHAYIKSTFNNTIVSITDQTGAVISWASSGHVGFKGSRKSTPFAAQMAAESAARKAMDHGMKKVDVFVKGPGSGRETAIRSLQAAGLEVSSITDATPQPHNGCRPTKRRKV; from the coding sequence ATGCCTCCAAAGACTCGTTCCGGCGCACGCCGTTCCGGCCGTCGCGTCGTCAAGAAGAATGTGGCTCTGGGCCACGCATACATCAAGTCCACCTTCAACAACACCATCGTCTCGATCACCGATCAGACCGGTGCTGTTATCTCCTGGGCATCCTCTGGCCACGTTGGCTTCAAGGGTTCCCGTAAGTCCACTCCGTTCGCTGCGCAGATGGCCGCTGAAAGCGCCGCACGCAAGGCAATGGACCACGGCATGAAGAAGGTTGACGTATTCGTCAAGGGTCCGGGCTCCGGCCGCGAGACCGCCATCCGTTCCCTGCAGGCTGCAGGCCTCGAGGTTTCCTCGATCACGGATGCAACTCCACAGCCGCACAACGGCTGCCGTCCGACCAAGCGTCGCAAGGTTTAA
- the rpsD gene encoding 30S ribosomal protein S4 has protein sequence MARYTGPATRVSRRLRVDLVGGDMAFERRPYPPGQAGRNRIKESEYLLQLQEKQKAKYTYGVLERQFRRYYTEANRLPGKTGDNLVILLETRLDNVVYRAGLARTRRQARQLVSHGHFTVNGKNINIPSYRITQYDIIDVRPRSQKMEWFEDAQDALIDANVPAWLQVVPDTLRILVHQLPERAQIDIPLQEQLIVELYSK, from the coding sequence ATGGCTCGTTACACTGGCCCCGCTACCCGCGTATCCCGCCGTCTTCGCGTCGACTTGGTCGGCGGAGACATGGCATTCGAGCGCCGCCCGTACCCTCCGGGACAGGCTGGCCGCAACCGCATCAAGGAATCTGAGTACCTGCTGCAGCTCCAGGAGAAGCAGAAGGCAAAGTACACCTACGGTGTGCTGGAGCGTCAGTTCCGCCGCTACTACACCGAGGCTAACCGCCTCCCAGGCAAGACCGGTGACAACCTGGTCATCCTGCTGGAGACCCGCCTCGACAACGTGGTTTACCGCGCAGGTCTGGCACGCACCCGCCGCCAGGCTCGCCAGCTCGTTTCCCACGGTCACTTCACCGTGAACGGCAAGAACATCAACATCCCGTCCTACCGGATTACGCAGTACGACATCATCGATGTCCGCCCGCGTTCCCAGAAGATGGAATGGTTCGAAGACGCTCAGGACGCTCTTATCGATGCCAACGTACCGGCATGGTTGCAGGTCGTTCCTGATACGCTGCGCATCCTCGTGCACCAGTTGCCCGAGCGCGCTCAGATCGACATTCCGCTGCAAGAGCAGCTCATCGTCGAGCTTTACTCGAAGTAA